Proteins encoded by one window of Gordonia jinghuaiqii:
- a CDS encoding MBL fold metallo-hydrolase codes for MNSRNVAAQAPTHPAYGVLREVTPFASVLLCDNSGMMELDGTNTYVLRAPGSAECVVVDPGPPKYKHHARRLAELPGLALTLVTHRHHDHVGGVSRLHKRTGTPVRARLDAHCRKASPLRDREVIEVAGLRITVLYTPGHTGDSVSFVVEHDGERAVLTGDTILGSGTTVLDPSDGGLRDYLNSLNRLIVEGEGAALLPAHGPDHPDLGPVARFYKAHREERIDQIVAALDAMGVSAHDAKPMKVVRKVYSDVDKKLWPAARMSVKAQLEYLREG; via the coding sequence ATGAACTCACGCAATGTTGCCGCGCAGGCGCCCACCCATCCCGCGTACGGGGTGTTGCGGGAGGTCACGCCGTTCGCGTCGGTCCTGCTGTGTGACAACTCCGGGATGATGGAGCTCGACGGCACCAACACCTACGTGCTGCGGGCACCGGGAAGCGCCGAATGCGTGGTGGTCGATCCCGGTCCGCCCAAGTACAAGCACCACGCCCGCCGGCTCGCGGAACTGCCCGGCCTTGCTCTCACGCTGGTCACGCATCGTCACCATGATCACGTCGGCGGCGTCTCGCGGCTGCACAAGCGAACTGGCACCCCTGTACGGGCCCGACTGGATGCGCACTGCCGTAAGGCGTCACCCCTGCGTGACCGTGAGGTCATCGAGGTGGCCGGGCTTCGGATCACGGTGCTGTACACCCCTGGCCACACCGGGGACTCGGTGAGCTTCGTCGTCGAACACGACGGCGAGCGTGCCGTACTGACCGGCGACACCATCCTGGGGAGCGGGACGACGGTCCTCGACCCGTCCGACGGTGGACTCCGCGACTACCTGAATTCGTTGAACCGACTCATCGTCGAGGGTGAGGGGGCGGCGCTGCTCCCGGCGCACGGTCCCGACCATCCCGACCTCGGGCCTGTCGCCCGGTTCTACAAGGCTCATCGCGAGGAGCGGATCGACCAGATCGTGGCCGCGCTCGACGCCATGGGGGTCTCGGCACACGACGCGAAGCCGATGAAGGTGGTGCGCAAGGTGTACTCCGACGTCGACAAGAAGCTGTGGCCCGCCGCGCGGATGTCGGTGAAGGCCCAGCTGGAGTACCTGCGCGAGGGGTGA
- a CDS encoding Crp/Fnr family transcriptional regulator, whose translation MEEVLARAGIFQGVEPSAVAALTKQLQPVDFPRGHVIFHEGEPGDRLYIIMSGKVKVGRRSPDGRENLLTIMGPSDMFGELSIFDPGPRTSSATTVTEVRAVSMDRDALRAWIKDRPEIAEQLLRVLARRLRRTNNNLADLIFTDVPGRVAKQLLQLAQRFGTQEGGALRVTHDLTQEEIAQLVGASRETVNKALADFAQRGWLRLEGKSVLIADSERLARRAR comes from the coding sequence GTGGAAGAAGTACTGGCGCGGGCGGGCATATTCCAAGGCGTCGAGCCTTCCGCTGTCGCGGCGCTGACCAAGCAGCTTCAGCCCGTCGACTTCCCTCGCGGACACGTGATCTTCCATGAGGGCGAGCCGGGTGACCGCCTCTACATCATCATGTCCGGCAAGGTGAAGGTCGGTCGACGCTCACCCGACGGCCGCGAGAACCTGCTGACGATCATGGGTCCGTCCGACATGTTCGGCGAACTCTCCATCTTCGACCCGGGCCCCCGCACGTCGTCGGCGACGACCGTGACCGAGGTCCGCGCGGTGTCGATGGACCGCGACGCGCTGCGCGCCTGGATCAAGGACCGTCCGGAGATCGCCGAGCAGTTGCTCCGCGTGCTCGCACGTCGCCTGCGCCGGACCAACAACAACCTCGCCGACCTGATCTTCACCGACGTTCCCGGTCGTGTCGCCAAGCAGCTGTTGCAGCTCGCACAGCGCTTCGGAACCCAGGAGGGTGGCGCGCTGCGCGTCACCCACGACCTGACCCAGGAAGAGATCGCCCAGCTCGTCGGCGCCTCCCGCGAAACCGTCAACAAGGCCCTGGCCGACTTCGCCCAGCGCGGCTGGCTGCGCCTCGAGGGCAAGAGTGTCCTGATCGCCGACTCCGAACGTCTGGCACGCCGGGCCCGCTGA
- the nth gene encoding endonuclease III, translating into MNRTLKIAFPHVYCELDFTNPLELSVATILSAQCTDVRVNQTTPALFAKYRTARDYAEADRTELEEMIRSTGFYRNKANSIIGLGQALVERYDGEVPNTLADLVSLPGFGRKTANVVLGNAFGVPGITVDTHFGRLVRRWQWTEETDPVKVEHAVGELIERKEWTDLSHRIIFHGRRVCHARKPACGVCVLAKDCPSVGTGPMDKAEAAALVKGPETEHLLALAGLAAP; encoded by the coding sequence ATGAACCGGACACTCAAGATCGCGTTTCCGCATGTGTATTGCGAACTCGATTTCACCAATCCGCTCGAGCTGTCGGTGGCAACGATCCTGTCGGCGCAGTGCACCGACGTCCGGGTCAACCAGACCACGCCCGCGCTGTTCGCGAAGTATCGGACCGCACGTGACTACGCCGAGGCCGACCGGACAGAACTCGAGGAGATGATCCGCTCGACCGGCTTTTACCGGAACAAGGCGAACTCGATCATCGGGCTCGGCCAGGCACTGGTGGAGCGCTACGACGGCGAGGTCCCGAACACACTCGCGGACCTCGTATCGCTGCCCGGTTTCGGCCGGAAGACCGCCAACGTGGTGCTCGGTAATGCGTTCGGGGTCCCCGGCATCACCGTCGACACCCACTTCGGTCGTCTGGTCCGCCGCTGGCAGTGGACGGAGGAAACCGATCCGGTCAAGGTCGAACACGCCGTCGGTGAACTGATCGAGCGAAAGGAGTGGACCGACCTGTCGCACCGCATCATCTTTCATGGGAGACGCGTCTGCCACGCGCGCAAACCCGCGTGCGGAGTGTGCGTCCTCGCCAAGGACTGCCCCTCGGTGGGCACCGGACCGATGGACAAGGCCGAGGCGGCCGCCCTGGTGAAGGGACCGGAGACAGAGCATCTCCTGGCGTTGGCGGGACTCGCTGCCCCGTGA
- a CDS encoding TlpA family protein disulfide reductase, with the protein MNDSTDTTGAGSEASGPNDTGAGSEASGPNDTGAGSEASGPDDTGAGSPPSPQASRFPPAARWTVVFVIVMIALIVAIWPRDDAPGSMTSAPPTASGARPLDAPVDEARVAQARVDAALADCPVTGLPAAPGSALTGIVEPCLGTGAPYDLGAATAGKPLVINVWAQWCGPCKTELPYFEEFAARAGDRVTVLALHAKEGGSNPLFPLTLLTEIGVRLPSVLDPDGRVAAAINAPRVFPSTVFIRPDGTVAKVYPGVFDSPEEIADAVSEYLGVKV; encoded by the coding sequence GTGAACGACTCAACTGACACCACCGGCGCCGGGAGCGAAGCGAGCGGGCCGAATGACACCGGCGCCGGGAGCGAAGCGAGCGGGCCGAATGACACCGGCGCCGGGAGCGAAGCGAGCGGGCCGGATGACACCGGCGCCGGGAGCCCGCCCTCCCCTCAGGCCTCCCGGTTTCCGCCCGCCGCGCGCTGGACCGTCGTCTTCGTGATCGTGATGATCGCGCTGATCGTCGCGATCTGGCCGCGCGATGATGCCCCGGGATCGATGACGAGCGCGCCGCCGACGGCGAGCGGGGCCCGTCCGCTGGACGCTCCGGTCGACGAGGCGCGTGTGGCGCAGGCGCGGGTCGACGCGGCGCTCGCCGACTGCCCGGTCACCGGCCTTCCGGCCGCCCCCGGCTCGGCGCTGACCGGGATCGTCGAACCGTGCCTGGGTACCGGCGCCCCTTATGACCTGGGTGCCGCGACCGCGGGGAAACCCCTGGTCATCAACGTGTGGGCGCAGTGGTGTGGTCCGTGCAAGACCGAGCTGCCCTATTTCGAGGAGTTCGCCGCCCGGGCCGGTGACCGAGTCACGGTTCTCGCCCTGCACGCCAAGGAGGGCGGAAGCAATCCGCTCTTCCCGCTGACACTGCTCACCGAGATCGGAGTTCGCTTGCCGTCCGTGCTCGATCCCGACGGTCGGGTGGCCGCGGCCATCAACGCGCCGCGCGTGTTCCCCTCGACCGTCTTCATCCGCCCCGACGGCACCGTCGCCAAGGTGTATCCGGGTGTCTTCGACAGCCCGGAGGAGATCGCCGATGCGGTGTCGGAGTATCTGGGCGTGAAGGTGTGA
- a CDS encoding NUDIX hydrolase, producing MSARDDGHAGPLVPADRIPPWLHTLTADVTAVRRSVENRGGDRSRWASMLVPGKRSAAVLVLFSGSWDAADDHPGGVPADAEVLLTERASTLRQHSGQVAFPGGVEDPGDDFPVGTALREAAEETGLDPSGVHVVACLPSFPVGVSGFDVVPVIGYWHRPSSVRVVDEGETARVDRVNLRELLAPENRFQVRRKAVGTVYKGPAFFVDGLLVWGFTGGLIAAISEVSGWDRPWDPDDVRSLEKMIELAGSRQESGFDVLGPEDPESVELNKRAETGGA from the coding sequence GTGAGCGCGCGGGACGATGGCCACGCGGGGCCGCTCGTGCCGGCGGATCGGATCCCGCCCTGGCTGCACACCCTGACGGCCGACGTGACCGCGGTCCGCAGGAGCGTCGAGAATCGCGGCGGCGACCGGTCCCGCTGGGCGTCGATGCTGGTGCCGGGCAAGCGCTCGGCCGCTGTACTCGTCCTGTTCTCGGGTTCCTGGGATGCCGCCGACGACCATCCCGGCGGGGTGCCCGCCGACGCCGAGGTCCTGCTGACCGAACGCGCCTCGACGCTGCGTCAGCACAGCGGTCAGGTCGCCTTCCCCGGTGGCGTCGAAGATCCGGGGGACGACTTCCCGGTCGGCACCGCGCTGCGCGAGGCCGCGGAGGAGACCGGTCTGGACCCGTCGGGCGTGCATGTCGTCGCGTGTCTGCCGAGTTTTCCGGTGGGGGTGTCTGGCTTCGACGTCGTGCCGGTGATCGGCTACTGGCACCGCCCGAGTTCCGTGCGTGTCGTCGACGAAGGGGAGACCGCCCGCGTCGACCGCGTCAACCTCCGGGAGCTGCTGGCGCCGGAGAACCGCTTCCAGGTTCGACGAAAAGCCGTGGGCACCGTGTACAAGGGTCCCGCCTTCTTTGTCGACGGCCTGCTCGTGTGGGGTTTCACCGGCGGCCTGATCGCGGCGATCAGCGAGGTGTCCGGCTGGGATCGGCCGTGGGACCCCGACGACGTGCGTTCGCTGGAGAAGATGATCGAACTGGCCGGCAGTCGCCAGGAATCGGGGTTCGACGTGCTGGGTCCCGAAGACCCGGAGTCGGTGGAGTTGAACAAGCGTGCCGAGACGGGCGGTGCCTGA
- a CDS encoding MarP family serine protease, producing the protein MAGSTWVDIIVIAIALLAAASGYRSGAVASALAFIGVALGAVAGLLLAPHLIEQFDDLRMRVLVGILVLVVLVVIGEVAGMILGRAARGGIRSPGLRAIDSGVGSLLQVVAVLLAAGLLAIPLRESADPAIAGPVRDSKVLTGVDVLSPQWVRDIPEDFKALLDSSGLPKFPFVSTPSTNVDPPDQALADLPVVTQARPSVVKIEGVAPSCRQALEGSGFVVSPERVMTNAHVVAGTERLEVQTSTGARLPAKVVHFDSDNDIAVLDVPGLRAPALKFASRPASTGDDAIALGFPEAGPFYVSPLRVRSVFTHTGDDIYRTGQVTREVYAVRGLIRQGNSGGPLLNSEGEVLGVVFGAAENAADETGFVLTARQVRPDFDESERQNDRVSTKRCVLA; encoded by the coding sequence ATGGCAGGTTCCACGTGGGTGGACATCATCGTCATCGCGATCGCGCTGCTGGCCGCGGCGAGCGGCTACCGATCGGGTGCGGTCGCCTCGGCCCTCGCGTTCATCGGTGTCGCGCTCGGCGCGGTCGCCGGATTGCTGCTCGCACCCCATCTCATCGAGCAGTTCGACGACCTCCGGATGCGTGTGCTCGTCGGAATCCTGGTGTTGGTGGTGTTGGTGGTCATCGGCGAGGTCGCGGGCATGATCCTCGGACGTGCCGCCCGCGGTGGCATCCGGTCACCGGGTCTGCGTGCGATCGACAGTGGTGTCGGGTCGCTGCTCCAGGTGGTCGCGGTGTTGCTGGCTGCGGGCCTGCTCGCGATCCCGCTGCGCGAGTCCGCCGACCCGGCCATCGCCGGACCGGTCCGCGACTCCAAGGTGCTGACCGGCGTCGACGTGTTGTCGCCGCAGTGGGTTCGCGACATTCCCGAGGACTTCAAGGCGCTCCTCGACAGTTCGGGACTGCCGAAGTTCCCGTTCGTCAGCACCCCGTCGACCAATGTGGACCCGCCCGACCAGGCGCTCGCCGACCTCCCTGTGGTGACCCAGGCGCGCCCCAGCGTCGTCAAGATCGAGGGCGTGGCGCCCAGCTGCCGTCAGGCGCTCGAGGGCAGCGGCTTCGTCGTCTCGCCCGAACGGGTGATGACCAACGCGCACGTCGTCGCGGGCACCGAACGCCTCGAGGTCCAGACCTCGACCGGCGCTCGGCTCCCCGCGAAGGTCGTCCACTTCGACAGCGACAACGACATCGCGGTCCTCGACGTCCCGGGTCTGCGTGCACCGGCCCTGAAGTTCGCATCCCGGCCGGCCTCGACCGGCGACGACGCCATCGCGCTGGGCTTCCCCGAGGCGGGCCCGTTCTACGTCAGTCCGCTGCGCGTGCGGTCGGTGTTCACCCATACCGGCGACGACATATACCGCACGGGGCAGGTCACCCGTGAGGTGTATGCCGTGCGCGGACTGATCCGACAGGGCAATTCCGGTGGGCCACTGCTGAATTCGGAGGGTGAGGTGCTCGGCGTCGTCTTCGGTGCCGCCGAGAACGCGGCCGACGAGACCGGCTTTGTCCTCACTGCGCGTCAGGTACGGCCCGACTTCGACGAATCCGAGCGACAAAACGACCGGGTGAGTACCAAGCGCTGCGTGCTCGCCTGA
- a CDS encoding alpha/beta fold hydrolase: MSVAPDPSSVRLPGDWEHFDVRANGVRFHAVEPPGVPADGRPLVLLLHGFGEFWWSWRHQLTALTAAGFRAVAVDLRGYGDTDKPPRGYDGWTLAGDTNGLIRALGHTSATLIGHSDGGLVCWATATLHPRVVDRIVVIASPHPRALRRRVLRDKAQRSRFLPAFLRDQVPRLGERQVTRDDAAFIADYFAQRASSAWRGEPDYAHTVELNRSAMLIPNVAHCSLEYRRWAFRSQFRPDGARFMDLMDQRLHLPVLALRGHDDPYILHDAIADGHRWAAHQTYRQIERSGHFVHQEQPAAVSGHILDFLRSEPEATSDTVRPSARRIRRARSAWYSPGRFVARIRRSRAVPDAQ, from the coding sequence GTGAGTGTGGCTCCTGACCCCTCGAGCGTTCGTCTTCCCGGCGACTGGGAGCACTTCGACGTCCGCGCGAACGGAGTCCGGTTCCACGCCGTCGAACCCCCCGGTGTTCCCGCGGACGGCCGGCCGCTCGTGTTACTGCTGCACGGCTTCGGCGAGTTCTGGTGGAGCTGGCGACACCAGCTGACCGCGCTGACCGCCGCCGGGTTCCGCGCGGTGGCCGTGGACCTGCGCGGCTACGGTGACACCGACAAACCCCCCCGCGGCTACGACGGATGGACGCTCGCCGGAGACACCAACGGCCTCATCCGGGCGCTCGGGCACACCAGCGCCACCCTCATCGGACACTCCGACGGCGGCCTGGTCTGCTGGGCGACGGCAACCCTGCATCCCCGCGTCGTGGACCGCATCGTCGTCATCGCGTCCCCGCACCCCCGGGCCCTGCGTCGACGCGTGTTGCGCGACAAGGCCCAACGGTCGCGGTTCCTGCCGGCGTTCCTGCGCGATCAGGTCCCCCGGCTGGGTGAACGTCAGGTCACCCGCGACGACGCCGCATTCATCGCCGACTACTTCGCACAACGGGCGTCGTCGGCCTGGCGAGGCGAACCCGACTACGCGCACACGGTCGAACTGAACAGGTCGGCCATGCTGATCCCGAACGTCGCGCACTGCAGCCTGGAGTATCGCCGCTGGGCGTTCCGATCCCAGTTCCGGCCCGACGGTGCACGATTCATGGACCTCATGGACCAGCGGCTGCACCTGCCGGTGCTGGCGCTGCGAGGCCACGACGACCCGTACATACTCCACGACGCCATCGCCGACGGACATCGCTGGGCCGCCCACCAGACCTACCGGCAGATCGAGCGCAGCGGGCACTTCGTCCACCAGGAACAACCCGCCGCGGTGAGCGGGCACATTCTCGACTTCCTGCGATCCGAGCCGGAGGCGACCTCCGACACCGTGCGTCCCTCGGCGCGCCGGATCAGGCGAGCACGCAGCGCTTGGTACTCACCCGGTCGTTTTGTCGCTCGGATTCGTCGAAGTCGGGCCGTACCTGACGCGCAGTGA
- a CDS encoding phage holin family protein encodes MSPNEHGLPEAGRDSVPSIPLSDANAGKNGEPSIGSLVKDATTSVSTLFRSEVALAKAELVGEAKKAGAGTGLLIVAGVMALYSSFFFFFFLAELLDEFVWRWLAFLIVFLILVVVTVIAAFVGYLFFKRVRGPKKTIESVNELPTVLPHRTPHGQDAIHPRIPPAREG; translated from the coding sequence GTGAGCCCCAACGAGCACGGCCTGCCCGAGGCGGGCCGGGACTCCGTCCCGTCGATCCCGCTCTCCGACGCCAACGCAGGCAAGAACGGCGAACCGTCCATCGGAAGCCTGGTCAAGGACGCCACCACGAGCGTCTCGACCCTGTTCCGGTCCGAGGTCGCCCTCGCCAAGGCCGAGCTGGTCGGTGAGGCGAAGAAGGCAGGCGCCGGCACGGGATTGCTGATCGTCGCCGGTGTCATGGCGCTGTATTCCAGCTTCTTCTTCTTTTTCTTCCTGGCCGAGCTGCTCGACGAGTTCGTGTGGAGGTGGCTGGCCTTCCTGATCGTGTTCCTCATCCTCGTGGTCGTGACCGTGATCGCCGCGTTCGTCGGCTATCTCTTCTTCAAACGGGTCCGCGGGCCGAAGAAGACGATCGAGTCGGTCAACGAACTGCCGACCGTGCTGCCTCACCGCACCCCACACGGTCAGGATGCGATCCATCCGAGGATTCCCCCGGCCCGCGAAGGCTGA
- the acs gene encoding acetate--CoA ligase: MSSTTVQAYPPSDEFAAQANATVEMYDRADADRLEFWAQQARRLDWATDFTDTLDWSNAPFAKWFVGGKLNVAVNCVDRHVAAGKGDRVAIHWVGEPGDTRDLTYSQLLAEVSKAANYFASIGLVAGDRVAIYMPMVPEALISMLACARLGLTHSVVFAGFSSGALRSRVDDAEAKLVITTDGQYRRGEPAPLKTHVDEALGTGDDAAKSVEKVLVVRRTNHDPNLNWVEGRDVWWDDTVDEQSETHEAEAFDAEHPLFLLYTSGTTGKPKGIVHSSGGYLTQVSYTFHYVFDHKEGSDVFWCGADIGWVTGHSYLVYGPLSNGATEVVYEGTPNSPNEHRHFEIIEKYGVTIYYIAPTLIRTFMKWGREIPDAHDLSSVRLLGSVGEPINPEAWKWYREVIGGNKAPIVDTWWQTETGAIMISPLPGVTATKPGSAMRPLPGISANIVDDQGNPVGAGEQGYLVLDEPWPAMLRGIWGDEDRFRETYWSRFAEQGWYFAGDGARYDEDHALWVLGRVDDVMNVSGHRISTAEVESALVGHSGVAEAAVIGAADETTGQGIVAFVILREGIENTGDTLIAELRQQVAIEISPIAKPREINVVPELPKTRSGKIMRRLLKDIAEGRELGDTSTLVDPSVFEAIRAKKV; the protein is encoded by the coding sequence ATGTCCTCCACGACCGTCCAGGCTTACCCACCCTCCGACGAGTTCGCGGCACAGGCCAACGCCACCGTCGAGATGTATGACCGTGCCGACGCCGACCGTCTCGAGTTCTGGGCGCAGCAGGCCCGGCGCCTGGACTGGGCCACCGACTTCACCGACACCCTCGACTGGTCGAATGCGCCGTTCGCCAAGTGGTTCGTCGGCGGCAAGCTCAACGTCGCGGTCAACTGCGTCGACCGGCACGTCGCGGCAGGAAAGGGCGACCGGGTGGCCATCCACTGGGTCGGGGAGCCCGGCGACACCCGCGACCTGACCTACAGCCAGCTCCTCGCCGAGGTCAGCAAGGCCGCCAACTACTTCGCCTCGATCGGTCTGGTCGCCGGTGACCGCGTCGCGATCTACATGCCGATGGTCCCCGAGGCGCTGATCTCGATGCTGGCCTGCGCCCGACTCGGACTGACGCACTCGGTGGTCTTCGCCGGCTTCTCCTCGGGCGCGTTGCGCTCCCGGGTCGACGACGCCGAGGCAAAACTCGTCATCACCACCGACGGCCAGTATCGGCGCGGCGAACCCGCACCCCTGAAGACCCATGTCGACGAGGCGCTCGGCACCGGCGACGACGCCGCGAAGTCGGTCGAGAAGGTCCTCGTGGTGCGTCGCACCAATCACGACCCGAACCTGAACTGGGTGGAGGGTCGTGACGTGTGGTGGGACGACACCGTCGACGAGCAGTCCGAGACCCACGAGGCCGAGGCCTTCGACGCCGAGCATCCCCTGTTCCTGCTGTACACCTCGGGAACGACCGGCAAGCCCAAGGGCATCGTGCACTCCTCGGGCGGCTACCTCACGCAGGTCAGCTACACCTTCCACTACGTCTTCGACCACAAGGAAGGCAGCGACGTCTTCTGGTGCGGCGCTGACATCGGCTGGGTGACGGGCCACTCCTACCTCGTCTACGGACCGCTCTCCAACGGCGCCACCGAGGTGGTCTACGAGGGCACGCCCAACTCCCCCAACGAGCACCGCCACTTCGAGATCATCGAGAAGTACGGGGTGACGATCTACTACATCGCACCCACCCTGATCCGCACGTTCATGAAGTGGGGACGCGAGATCCCCGACGCCCACGACCTGTCCAGCGTGCGGCTGCTCGGCAGCGTCGGCGAGCCGATCAACCCCGAGGCGTGGAAGTGGTATCGCGAGGTCATCGGCGGGAACAAGGCGCCGATCGTCGACACCTGGTGGCAGACCGAGACCGGCGCCATCATGATCTCGCCGCTGCCCGGTGTGACCGCGACCAAGCCGGGCTCGGCGATGCGTCCGCTGCCCGGCATCAGTGCCAACATCGTCGACGACCAGGGCAACCCGGTCGGCGCGGGCGAGCAGGGCTACCTCGTGCTCGACGAGCCGTGGCCGGCGATGCTGCGCGGCATCTGGGGCGACGAGGACCGTTTCCGCGAAACCTACTGGTCGCGGTTCGCCGAGCAGGGCTGGTACTTCGCCGGCGACGGCGCCCGCTATGACGAGGACCACGCCCTCTGGGTGCTGGGTCGCGTCGACGACGTGATGAACGTGTCGGGTCACCGCATCTCCACCGCCGAGGTCGAGTCCGCGCTCGTCGGGCACTCCGGAGTCGCCGAGGCAGCCGTCATCGGCGCCGCCGACGAGACCACCGGCCAGGGCATCGTCGCCTTCGTCATCCTGCGGGAAGGCATCGAGAACACCGGCGACACGCTGATCGCCGAACTGCGTCAGCAGGTGGCGATCGAGATCTCCCCGATCGCCAAACCCCGCGAGATCAACGTGGTGCCCGAACTGCCGAAAACCCGCTCCGGCAAGATCATGCGTCGCCTGCTCAAGGACATCGCCGAAGGACGCGAGCTCGGCGACACCTCCACCCTCGTCGACCCGTCGGTCTTCGAGGCGATCCGCGCCAAGAAGGTCTAG
- a CDS encoding oxidoreductase: MTTDPLAPLLDLPGVADAAGRARDALSAVHRHPANLRGWDKTATEASWRAGRSSAAIDGGSVELRRDGDFDEPILAGAMRVSQALDGESLETLTAVIRRAPAQALARLHTLAAADLVDDPDQLGRPRSGTDVANRLNLLGQLITGATAVPAPVVTAVIHGELLGLEAFPTANGVVARAASRLVGAATGLDPHCLGVPEVTWFKRVAEYRELAAGFATGSPSGLARWIVFCCEALEAGAAEAKSIADAARAG; the protein is encoded by the coding sequence GTGACCACTGATCCCCTGGCGCCCCTGCTGGACCTTCCCGGCGTCGCCGATGCCGCCGGCCGGGCTCGTGACGCCCTGTCCGCGGTGCACCGACACCCGGCCAACCTGCGCGGATGGGACAAGACGGCCACCGAGGCCTCGTGGCGTGCGGGGCGATCGTCGGCTGCGATCGACGGCGGAAGCGTCGAGCTGCGTCGGGACGGCGACTTCGACGAGCCGATTCTCGCCGGCGCGATGCGGGTCTCCCAGGCGCTCGACGGTGAATCCCTGGAGACATTGACCGCGGTGATACGCCGGGCGCCGGCTCAGGCCCTTGCTCGACTTCACACCCTGGCGGCGGCCGACCTCGTCGACGACCCTGATCAGCTGGGGCGGCCGCGAAGTGGGACAGATGTGGCAAATCGTCTCAATTTGTTGGGGCAGTTGATAACCGGTGCGACGGCGGTGCCCGCGCCGGTGGTTACCGCCGTGATCCACGGGGAGCTCCTGGGGCTCGAGGCGTTCCCGACGGCGAACGGAGTTGTCGCGCGAGCCGCGTCGCGGCTGGTCGGGGCCGCGACCGGCCTGGACCCGCACTGCCTCGGAGTGCCGGAGGTGACGTGGTTCAAGCGCGTCGCGGAGTATCGCGAACTGGCCGCCGGATTCGCGACGGGCTCACCGTCGGGCCTCGCAAGGTGGATCGTGTTCTGCTGCGAGGCCTTGGAAGCCGGTGCGGCGGAAGCCAAGTCGATCGCCGACGCCGCCCGGGCCGGCTAG
- the ssd gene encoding septum site-determining protein Ssd, which produces MPDDLLVLVHPDLSDDVARCAAAAGYRTVTARADDCRREWLTARAVVADPDAIAVLSRLHPPRRGGVVLVSGTDPAGETWRLAMDLGAEDAATLPADESRLVRALTESRVPRRNPSGVVAVVGAHGGAGASTLAAAVALTSAQRASPTLLLDLDDIGSGADLLLGVEQRPGLRWQDLSLDGGVVGGTALHQALPRVNDGLAVLTSERVPTLALRADAVTAVIDAGHTHGDLVVIDLPRSDGPVVRAAISSVDLVVVVTSPTVAGCAAARRVVSRIVGDEVAVELAVRGPSPGGLRPQQVADAIGLPLVAAYRPDPRLASRLEGGPLRVKPRSPLGRAALAVHARATAGRRHAA; this is translated from the coding sequence ATGCCCGACGACCTACTCGTCCTCGTCCATCCCGACCTCTCCGACGACGTCGCCCGATGTGCGGCTGCGGCCGGGTACCGCACGGTCACCGCCCGAGCCGACGATTGCCGCCGGGAATGGCTCACCGCCCGTGCAGTCGTGGCGGATCCCGACGCCATCGCCGTCCTCTCGCGACTCCACCCTCCCCGCCGTGGCGGGGTGGTCCTGGTGAGCGGCACCGATCCCGCCGGTGAGACCTGGCGACTGGCGATGGATCTCGGCGCCGAAGACGCCGCAACACTGCCCGCCGACGAGAGTCGCCTGGTGAGAGCCCTGACGGAGTCGCGGGTACCGCGCCGCAACCCGTCGGGTGTCGTCGCCGTCGTCGGTGCCCACGGCGGTGCCGGTGCCTCGACCCTCGCCGCGGCGGTCGCGCTGACCAGCGCGCAGCGCGCCTCACCCACGCTGTTGCTCGATCTCGACGACATCGGATCGGGCGCCGACCTGCTACTCGGCGTCGAACAGCGTCCCGGTCTGCGCTGGCAGGACCTCTCACTCGACGGAGGGGTCGTCGGCGGGACCGCTCTGCACCAGGCGCTGCCGCGGGTGAACGACGGGCTCGCGGTCCTGACCTCGGAGCGGGTCCCGACTCTCGCGTTGCGGGCCGACGCGGTCACCGCCGTCATAGATGCCGGCCACACACACGGCGACCTGGTCGTCATCGACCTGCCCAGATCCGACGGACCGGTGGTACGAGCGGCGATCTCCTCGGTGGACCTGGTCGTGGTGGTCACCAGCCCCACGGTCGCGGGGTGCGCGGCCGCTCGACGCGTCGTCAGCCGGATCGTCGGGGACGAGGTGGCCGTCGAACTCGCCGTCCGTGGGCCGTCGCCGGGTGGTCTGCGCCCGCAGCAGGTCGCCGATGCGATCGGGCTTCCGCTTGTCGCCGCCTACCGGCCCGACCCGCGTCTCGCGAGCCGCCTCGAAGGTGGACCGCTGAGGGTGAAGCCCCGCAGCCCGCTCGGGCGTGCCGCGCTCGCGGTGCACGCTCGCGCGACTGCGGGCCGGCGGCACGCGGCATGA